The proteins below come from a single Synechococcus sp. WH 8101 genomic window:
- a CDS encoding L,D-transpeptidase, whose protein sequence is MGRCVPFALFALTLLLAGCGGRDDTKPGGGSGSAESLDSPIRIVIDLSDPAKSKGALVRGKQPTSFQVGYGRYGVTCAGTRFEEGYTPLGRFKVNAILSQDQFVMAPQLIKQSGKSEAELKATLFKNMSAIDFSGDGEVGEYGIGYISLEPVDSVKQPFRFNTYDGKFRWYSFAIHGSNNEARIGEKVTGGCLNVKEPILKTLLKTVKLGDEVIVTADHGPCTP, encoded by the coding sequence ATGGGCCGCTGTGTTCCCTTTGCGTTGTTTGCTCTCACTCTGCTGCTGGCGGGCTGCGGCGGGCGGGATGACACAAAGCCAGGCGGTGGCTCGGGCAGCGCTGAATCGCTGGACAGTCCAATTCGGATTGTGATCGATCTGAGCGACCCGGCCAAGAGCAAAGGCGCGTTGGTCCGTGGCAAGCAGCCCACCAGTTTTCAAGTGGGCTACGGCCGTTATGGCGTCACCTGTGCCGGCACCCGATTCGAGGAGGGCTACACACCGCTGGGGCGCTTCAAGGTGAATGCGATTCTGAGCCAGGACCAGTTCGTGATGGCCCCGCAGCTGATCAAGCAATCGGGCAAGAGCGAAGCCGAGCTCAAGGCGACGTTGTTCAAGAATATGAGCGCCATCGATTTCAGTGGCGATGGCGAGGTGGGGGAATACGGCATCGGCTACATCAGCCTGGAGCCGGTCGACAGCGTGAAGCAACCGTTCCGATTCAACACATACGACGGCAAATTCCGCTGGTACAGCTTCGCGATCCACGGCAGCAACAACGAGGCCCGCATTGGTGAGAAAGTCACCGGTGGTTGCCTGAATGTGAAGGAACCGATCCTCAAAACCCTGCTAAAGACCGTGAAGCTTGGCGATGAGGTCATCGTGACGGCCGACCATGGCCCTTGCACGCCCTGA
- a CDS encoding YccF domain-containing protein, with protein MISSLLNILWVVLGGFVMALGWWLAGLICAITIIGLPWARSCFVIGRFSLWPFGQEAVNRKDLSGRGDLGTGPLGLLGNVLWFLVAGWWLAIGHLTSALACFVTIIGIPFGIQHIKLALIALAPVGMTVVPVRSTD; from the coding sequence ATGATCAGTTCCCTGCTCAACATTCTCTGGGTCGTGCTCGGGGGGTTTGTGATGGCCCTGGGCTGGTGGCTGGCAGGCCTGATCTGCGCGATCACGATCATCGGGCTGCCCTGGGCGCGCTCCTGCTTTGTGATCGGCAGGTTCTCGCTCTGGCCGTTCGGGCAGGAAGCCGTGAACCGCAAAGATCTGAGCGGCCGAGGCGATCTGGGCACCGGGCCGCTGGGGCTGCTCGGCAACGTGCTCTGGTTCCTGGTGGCGGGGTGGTGGCTGGCGATCGGCCATCTCACCTCGGCGCTGGCCTGCTTCGTGACGATCATCGGCATTCCCTTCGGGATCCAGCACATCAAGCTGGCGCTGATCGCTCTTGCGCCGGTGGGCATGACCGTGGTGCCGGTGCGCTCGACTGATTGA
- a CDS encoding SDR family NAD(P)-dependent oxidoreductase gives MKRLLITGASSGIGLEAARRLARSGHQLTLFCRTPERAEETEQQLLAAGAAPSQLACIAVDLADLASVDRACQQLLDEHQSLDGLVLNAGQQRAGATAPVFTPQGIEITFAVNQLAHQLIATRLLPLLQAGTQPRIVITASEVHNPASGGGRVGQPADLGDLAGLRAGAGFVMLDGSDRFDGDKAYKDSKLCNVLLGRELDRQLEGSMPVISWSPGLVIPRSSGGFFRHNRQNNPLGMALFALVARDLLRLTESVPTAGRLLADLASDAAFSSPGFSYWSNRLVRPGLHRFEATATSEAGADHELAASLWQLSEALLHMPWDRAQA, from the coding sequence ATGAAACGACTCTTGATCACGGGCGCCAGTTCGGGCATCGGTCTGGAAGCGGCTCGGCGTCTCGCCCGCAGCGGCCATCAGCTCACTCTGTTCTGTCGCACGCCGGAGCGTGCAGAAGAGACGGAGCAGCAGCTGCTTGCTGCCGGAGCGGCGCCCAGTCAGCTCGCCTGCATTGCCGTCGATCTGGCGGATCTGGCCAGTGTGGACAGGGCCTGTCAACAGCTGCTGGATGAACATCAATCCCTGGATGGTCTGGTGCTGAATGCCGGCCAGCAACGTGCCGGCGCCACTGCGCCCGTGTTCACGCCCCAGGGGATTGAGATCACCTTCGCAGTGAACCAGCTGGCCCACCAGTTGATCGCCACCCGGTTGCTGCCGCTGTTGCAAGCGGGCACGCAGCCTCGGATCGTGATCACCGCTTCGGAGGTGCACAACCCCGCCAGCGGCGGCGGGCGTGTGGGTCAACCGGCTGACCTGGGGGATCTGGCGGGGCTTCGGGCGGGTGCCGGCTTCGTGATGCTCGATGGCAGTGATCGCTTCGATGGCGACAAGGCCTACAAAGACAGCAAGCTCTGCAATGTGCTGCTGGGGCGCGAGCTCGATCGGCAACTGGAGGGCTCCATGCCGGTGATCAGCTGGAGCCCTGGGTTGGTGATTCCCCGCAGCAGCGGAGGTTTCTTCCGCCACAATCGCCAGAACAATCCTCTGGGGATGGCGTTGTTTGCGCTGGTGGCACGGGATCTGCTGCGTCTCACCGAATCGGTGCCAACGGCCGGTCGGTTGCTGGCTGATCTGGCTTCGGATGCCGCCTTTTCGAGCCCTGGCTTCAGCTACTGGAGCAACCGGCTGGTGCGCCCGGGCCTGCATCGCTTTGAGGCCACGGCCACGAGTGAGGCAGGTGCCGATCACGAGCTGGCGGCTTCGTTATGGCAGCTTTCGGAGGCTTTGCTTCACATGCCATGGGATCGGGCCCAGGCGTAG
- a CDS encoding lysozyme inhibitor LprI family protein has protein sequence MLAAAVVPLLPLPAPAAEVCSSSQSTVAETGCVIAALKTMDQSLEKALARVAKEAKEVPSEVFQTLWRDNLTGFYKTSADPKAQASAFRAERRKICAYAKSMAFQGTGYGIFTTRCELELTQTLLDQLKP, from the coding sequence ATGCTCGCCGCTGCCGTCGTGCCCCTGTTGCCGCTGCCGGCTCCAGCGGCGGAGGTGTGCAGCTCATCTCAAAGCACCGTGGCTGAAACCGGTTGTGTGATCGCCGCACTGAAAACGATGGACCAAAGCCTGGAGAAGGCCCTCGCTCGGGTGGCCAAGGAGGCCAAAGAGGTGCCCAGTGAGGTGTTTCAGACACTCTGGCGCGACAACCTGACCGGGTTCTACAAAACCAGTGCCGATCCAAAAGCACAGGCCTCTGCCTTCCGGGCTGAACGCCGCAAGATTTGCGCCTATGCCAAGTCGATGGCGTTCCAGGGCACGGGCTATGGCATTTTCACCACACGCTGCGAGTTGGAGCTGACCCAGACCCTTCTGGATCAGCTGAAGCCTTGA
- a CDS encoding FAD-dependent oxidoreductase, whose protein sequence is MAMTEQSSASHVVVIGGGWAGWGAAKALGEAGVRVTLLDGMADPTGSTPLTTATGKPFEAGTRGFWKDYPNINALTAELGLSDVFTDFTTSAFWSPDGLEASAPVFGDAPQWPSPLGQVAATLTNFKRLPIADRLSITGLLYAMLDLHRSDAVYRRYDNLDALTLFRSVGISERMINDFLRPTLLVGLFKPPEELSAAVTMELLYYYSFAHQNSFDVRWIRAQSIGEALIAPLARRLIEHKGLRVLGGTLATRLNLTPDGSAVASVATRAVETGEEGLIEAVDAVVLAVGAKGMGALMAASPVCAAAVPELVEAGQLGAIDVVSVRLWLDAYVEVADPANVFSRFEALRGAGGTFFMLDQLQKEEEAALWGGEQPQGSVIASDFYNASAIATLSDQEIVALLMRELLPVANPAFHTATVLEAEVRRYPASVSLFAPGSFSQRPPLETAVPSIVCAGDWVRMGSREHGAKGLCQERAYVCGLEAANSLIRRRVVKGSDSSGTHQHRVIPIRADEPQVLIGRALNALVMNPAEALGLRWPWLP, encoded by the coding sequence ATGGCGATGACGGAACAATCCAGTGCGTCCCACGTGGTGGTGATTGGCGGCGGCTGGGCTGGCTGGGGTGCAGCCAAGGCCCTTGGCGAAGCCGGCGTGCGTGTGACCCTGCTGGATGGGATGGCAGATCCCACCGGCAGCACGCCCCTCACCACCGCCACCGGTAAGCCGTTTGAAGCCGGCACCCGCGGTTTCTGGAAGGACTACCCCAACATCAATGCCCTCACCGCTGAGCTCGGCCTCAGCGATGTGTTCACGGACTTCACCACCAGTGCCTTCTGGTCGCCCGATGGTCTGGAGGCCTCGGCGCCGGTGTTCGGGGATGCGCCCCAGTGGCCGAGTCCTTTGGGACAGGTGGCAGCAACGCTCACCAACTTCAAACGCCTGCCAATCGCCGATCGGTTGAGCATCACAGGGCTTCTCTACGCGATGCTCGATCTCCACCGCAGTGATGCGGTGTATCGGCGTTACGACAACCTTGATGCGCTGACGTTGTTCCGGAGCGTCGGAATCAGCGAGCGGATGATCAACGACTTTTTGCGCCCCACCCTGCTGGTGGGACTGTTCAAGCCGCCTGAAGAGCTCTCGGCGGCGGTGACGATGGAGCTTCTTTACTACTACTCCTTTGCGCACCAGAATTCCTTCGATGTGCGCTGGATCCGGGCCCAAAGCATTGGCGAAGCCTTGATTGCACCCCTGGCCCGAAGGCTCATCGAGCACAAGGGCCTGCGGGTGCTGGGGGGCACGCTGGCTACGCGCTTGAACCTCACGCCCGATGGTTCGGCGGTTGCTTCGGTGGCAACCCGTGCCGTTGAAACGGGGGAGGAGGGGCTGATTGAAGCGGTGGATGCGGTGGTTCTGGCCGTGGGGGCCAAGGGGATGGGCGCGCTGATGGCGGCGTCTCCGGTCTGTGCTGCTGCCGTTCCTGAGCTTGTGGAGGCCGGACAGCTCGGTGCCATCGATGTGGTTTCGGTGCGTCTGTGGCTCGATGCCTATGTGGAGGTTGCCGATCCCGCCAATGTGTTCTCCCGTTTTGAGGCGTTGCGGGGGGCCGGTGGCACCTTCTTCATGCTCGATCAGCTGCAGAAGGAGGAGGAAGCAGCCCTATGGGGCGGGGAGCAGCCCCAGGGATCGGTGATTGCCAGTGACTTTTACAACGCCTCAGCGATCGCAACCCTCAGCGATCAGGAGATCGTGGCGTTGTTGATGCGGGAGTTGTTGCCTGTGGCTAATCCCGCCTTTCACACCGCCACGGTGCTGGAGGCCGAGGTGAGGCGCTATCCGGCGTCGGTGTCGCTGTTTGCACCGGGGAGCTTCAGTCAGCGGCCGCCGCTGGAAACGGCGGTGCCATCGATCGTGTGTGCCGGCGACTGGGTGCGGATGGGCAGCCGCGAGCATGGCGCCAAGGGTCTGTGTCAGGAGCGGGCTTATGTCTGTGGCCTGGAGGCCGCCAATTCCCTGATCCGGCGCAGGGTGGTCAAGGGAAGTGATTCTTCCGGCACCCACCAGCACCGGGTGATCCCGATCCGCGCCGATGAACCGCAGGTGCTGATCGGTCGCGCCTTGAATGCTCTGGTGATGAACCCGGCGGAAGCTCTGGGTCTGCGCTGGCCGTGGTTGCCATGA
- a CDS encoding glycine zipper 2TM domain-containing protein, translated as MTFFAFQHRWLRPVAVCCLGVSATISALFPPMAEARPWWRSQAVQSNGYGAPVNNGYQAYGTPALTPEQQVQRCNLGRLIGGLGGGAAAYAMSRDDGRSWAIPLGALLGSQVGCNTAAGRGPLPW; from the coding sequence ATGACCTTTTTCGCGTTTCAGCACCGTTGGCTGCGGCCAGTGGCTGTCTGCTGCCTTGGCGTTTCCGCAACCATCAGCGCCCTGTTCCCCCCGATGGCCGAGGCGCGCCCCTGGTGGAGGAGCCAAGCAGTCCAAAGCAACGGCTATGGAGCACCAGTGAACAATGGCTATCAGGCCTACGGCACTCCAGCACTCACGCCGGAGCAACAGGTGCAGCGCTGCAATCTCGGTCGCCTGATCGGAGGCCTCGGTGGTGGTGCTGCGGCCTACGCCATGTCACGGGATGACGGCCGCTCCTGGGCGATTCCTCTCGGAGCACTGCTCGGCTCCCAGGTGGGTTGCAACACTGCGGCAGGACGCGGGCCGCTGCCCTGGTGA